The genomic window CAATCGAATAATCCGTGCCGGTTTTATCAAACAATATGTTGGCGATAGTTTTGAGCGCTGAATGTCCCGGTACCAGATTTTCATCAAGCATCGCAAATATCTTGGTTTCTTCAATCTGCGCGCCAGGGAAGGTATTTGTGTAAAATGAATGGTTTAGGGAATAGTCCAAACTATGGTCACTATTCGGCATTCTAGTTCCAGCATAAAGGATCCAGCATTGTGAATCTTTACCGTCACGCCCTGCGCGCCCAGCTTCCTGATAAAAGGATTCTATTGATGGCGGTATGTTGTAATGTAAGGTAAATCGTATATCAGGCTTATCAATGCCCATGCCGAATGCCTTAGTGCAAGACAAGACTTTGAGTTTACCTTTTCTAAAGTAATCATGGATTTGAGTGGGATCAAATGCAGCTGCGCCGTGGTGTTCCCCGGGCGACCCATGGTAAACACCAAGCTTAGCTTGAACTGGAGAATAGGCTGTTTGCAATGCTCTGCAAACATCTTGGGCACCATGCACATTCTTCGTATGGGGGCAGAAAACTAATCCGGATCCGTTGTCAGCATTCAAGAAGGACGAGACCTCAACGTCGTTCAAAGTATGAGTGATGGCGTCAACGACCTTTGGGACTTGTGCCAATTTCGCCAGACCAATCTGCCTTCTGACACTCCCTTCTGTTGCGCCGATGGGAATGACTGGCGTCGGAGATAGAGCTACTACACGGTACTTTAGATTATCCCGCCCCATCTTTTCTGGACGGACTGAGATATTAGCATCTTTTCTGTATCCCAGTTCAGTGTGGACATCATCAAGCACCTCATAGGATGCGGTTCCAGTGAGCGCAAGAAATGGCAGTGTCTTCATGCGGGTAACACAGAATGTTCGAGCATTTGCCCCAAGTCGTAGATAGGCCGTTCGAAAATCGTGGCCCCACTCAGAAACACAGTGCGCTTCGTCCACCACAACGTATGCGAAATGGACATTCCCCTGGTCGCGTATTTCCTTTAACGCATTTCGAAATTCGTGAATGATGAACCTTTCGGGTGTGACAAATACAAACTTGAAACACCCTTTCTGCATAAGTTTTGTATTAAGGGCTTTTTCTTTTGCGGAGATGGCTGAACTTATGAAGGCTGAGCAGGACACACCAATTGCTTTTAGGCTGTCATCTTGATCCTTCATTAACGCTTTGAGAGGATCAATTACAACCGCCATGCCGTTTTGCAGCATGACTGGTAACTGGTAGGTAAGGGATTTTCCGGCACCCGTAGGAAGAAGTGCAATGACGGATTCTCCCTTGAGAGCCCGCATAATTATTTCAGTCTGATTTTGACGAAAATCAACTTTCCGGAATATGTTTTGAAGAAAGAAAGTTAATTGGTTTTCCAGCGTACTACCTTCTATCTGGGGAGTCAGTGGGTCGCTGAAGGTAAGCCGGTGGCATGGGTCGGTGTTATAGTAATCTGACCGAACAACTACTCGTGGCACCCCGTCCAATGCATGTCCCGCCGGGAGAGAGGAAAGTGTGACCCCGTAGCGTAGTTGCACCGAAATATCCAAAACAGCGTCGAAGTAAAGTGGGAACTCGTTAGGAGATGACCATTGAGAGATTTCGCAAATGGTTATGTGCGGTACAGAACATCCAGGCCGGTAGATTGCCCAGAGTTTACGTAGCCATCTTCGCAGATCTTTCGCTGCCGTTTTCCCACATCCAGGCAAACCATCGCGGTCAATAATTGCCAGATGCCACACCGGTGCGTCAAAGGACAGCACACCGCCGCGCACAAGTTCAAGTATTACTCTCTGGATACGGGCAACAGCGAATGGAAACAACGCCAAGAGCAAAGCACGGGAACCAAGTGGATCGTGCACAAGTGGTGCATCAACGTTTTGCTTGAGGCGGGTCAGATAGGGATGTGTCAATATTCTGGCGACACCAGGATGATTCGTGGTTATTGGATCGGCGGCCTGAGTTCCCTGCCATAGCCGTTGTCGATAGGTGAGAGCCCACTTTGCATGCGTACAGGCATTGTCACGGTTATTATCCCCAATTACGTTCGGTTCCAGTTCGTGCGACGGGCCGTCGACCTCAAACACAATACCACAGGGCACCTGACCTTGTACGCTGCCAGGGAGCTCCATCGAGAAATCTGTTCTTTGGTCAACAAAGCCATTACCGGCTATCGTGCTCAATTCCCGTTGTTTCATCACTAGCTGCATACCAGCGGGACCAAGCAGTTGCGTCAATGGGCCGTTCCAAAAAGTTCGTTCGGCACCACTATCAAATTCCCCTCGATCCTCCCCACTGCCAAATTCTGGCAATGCAAATCCAGGTGATGCTTCAATTCTGCCTTCGGGAGCCACTACGCAAAAAGCACGTTCCAACAGTGGCTTGAGTTCCGTGGCGTGATCGGCATTGAACTCACAGGCATATTCTGCGTAGCCTTTGTCACCACGAATCTCGCACGTTGTAAGCCCGGCCAAGCGTTCGAGTTTCTTCTCAACATATAATGAAGGCAAGGTGGGTAGGCCACGGCAGAGGATGTTCTCCAGCACGGCCAGTTCGGGCGGCAGGACACCGACACCACCCACATCGTGATCAATCACAAAGTGGCTGAGCCTGGTGAGCACGTCCTGCCAGTCCAAGTCCGGTGCCAGTTGCTTGTTCTGAACGGCCTTCCAAACCGCTTCAGATACGTAGCCGGCGTGCAATGCTTTCATGATCGAGGCTGTCTCCTGTCTGCCCGAGAAGATTCTCATCTCAGAAGTCAGCCCCAAAAAAGAGGGGTACGGACTCCAAGCTTGAATCTCAGCCGAAGGGCTAGCACACCCCATTGCAGAAAAACAAGACAAGGAGCCGCACCCCATAGCGGGTGCGTCTCCACATGTCTCGTCTCTGCAAATGCTGAAAAGTGCTAGTTCTCGGCCGAAACGATAATGCGTACGACGCATTAAATTGTTGTCAAATCAGTTATTCCGTCGTCGTCCAATCCTCCAGTAAACAGTAAGCGTCTTCATGGCCACTTACCACACCCGGAACCGTACCGCTGGGGCCGGAGGGTGTCAACGGTTTCCCGTGGTGAATGTGGACAATCTGGGTATGCATGGCGGGAGTTACCCGCAGCCCCTCCTACGGGCTGCTTGATGCCCTTCGGCGTGTCTATTGATAACTTCCTGGGCAAGTCGGCGGCCGGGACGCAGTGGATCTCTGCCAGGACGGGCGATCTATGCCATTCCGGGGGTGGCGTGGGTGTTGATATGGATCCCGAAAATGATGCCCGTGGGAGCCCGTGGTGGCCGGACATAGGGGGTGGTTACCAGGTTCTGGGGGTCAGATAGGCGGAGGGCTGCGGCTTATCAGACCGAGAGTGCCATACCGGCCGTCCGCCAACAGCATACTGACTCATGCCAATTGAATGTCATCATCATTTATGGGATGCTCCGATCCATGAAACAACGAGGCACCATGGGACGAATGTCCCTCATCCTCCTGTGGATTCTGTTCATTGGCCTGGTCATTGTTATTGTCTGTGCCGCCGTCTTCCTGATTCCTCCGCTGTTCTCGTCTGGGGGTACGACATCTGGGCCACGGTCTGCTCCGGCTTCCCCGAACACTTCCCCGCTGTCATGGGGTGGCCCCTACAGCTATGCAGGCGCCCCTGAACCCCAGCCTGTCTTTCATGATCCGATCCTTGTCCTGACCAATACCGGCTACCTGGTAGGGTACTGCGAAGCCAAGAAGGATCCTGTGTGGGCCTGTTATCGGTTGTTCAAGGTCACCAGCCTACAGGCCCCGCCACGGCCCCAGGGTTTCCAAGTTGATACGCGGACCAGTGCGAGGATATGCCAGCATGATTATTCAGGCAGCGGCTATGACCGGGGACACATGGCCCCGAATTATGCCATTGCCCTGTGCTACGGTGAACAGGCTCAACTGGAGACCTTCCTCATGAGCAACATCATCCCCCAGAGCCCCAGCCTCAACCGTCGGGTCTGGGAACATCTGGAGCAGACGGAAATCAAAGGGTATGCCCAGAGGTACGGGCAGGTGTGGGTTATTGACGGCCCCGTCTTCGGCGCCCATCCCCGTCACCTGCAATGCGGCGTAGAGATTCCAGAGGCTTGCTACAAGATCCTGGTCGAGGAGGAGCATGGGCGTCCTCGGGTGCTGGCCTTTATCATGCCACAGTCAGTCACCGGCATAGAGGCACCCTCCCAATATTTGGTCAGTGTTGCCGAGATCGAACGGCAGACCGGTCTCAAGTTCTTTGGTGGCCTCCCGGCGGATATGCGGGATCAGGTGGAGACCAATAAGGCCATGGGGATGTGGTGAGGAAACCTATAAAAGGAGGATGAAGTCATGAAGAGTCTGAAAATGGTTCTGTTTGCGGTAGTGGTGGCGGCGTTCTTGGGGATATCCTATGGTCAGGATACAACGCCCCCGGTGGATTCAGGCAAAGCAGGGAAGGAGGTCGCTGGTTCCAAAGCCGAAGTTGAGACAGGCTACTGGATGACCACATCCAGCCACAAGCGGCACAACAAGAGCTGCCGGTATTACAAGAACTCCAAAGGCCGGTTCTGTCAGCCTGACGAAGGTATCCCCTGTAAAATATGTGGAGGTTGATTTTCAGGACACGTCGGTTGGTTTATTTACAGGCAGACGACCCTGCACATGACACCACGTTCCCGGCGAACTGATGACTTGGGTGGGAACGATCCCCAGGCATGGCAGGTTACGGGCTGGATCTCCGGCGCCGTGTCTGGCCGATACCCCCCAAATAAACATGTGCGTGGTTCGATACAGGGCATCTGGAGGCGCGATCAGGCGTCGGAGCATATCACGGCACCCCTCACGCCACCCCTCTATTCGTGACATCGGTAGATGTAGAAAACAAAGGGGATTTCGGGCTTCACGTTATGCATTACCGTTATGCTTTTTGACAGCACTTCAGTGCCACTGTTACGGAACCATTGATTTTATTGGTTGATATTGAAGTGGCGCGCCCACGGGGAGTCGAACCCCGCTTACCAGGATGAAAACCTGGTGTCCTAACCGATAGACGATGGGCGCTTCATCAATACGAAGGGGCGGAATATATCAAACTTGAACAGGAGCGCAATCACAAAGGCATAAAAAATCAGATTTATCCTCCAGCTTTTGTGTGACGTCACACCCCCCATCACCACGGCAGGACATAGCAGCGATCCAAAGTGAACGCCGATTCGATGTGACGGATGACCGGCTCCGGGCCGTCGTTCTCGCCCACCACTTCCACCACATCAAATCTGAAATTCACCGGTTGCTTCACGCGCTGAAGGTAGCGCACCGCCGCACGGGAAAGATGATGGCGCTTCGCACGGTCCACGGCCGTCGCAGGCCGGCCAAACAACTCTGTTTTCCTCGTCTTCACCTCGACGAATACAAGGGTTTCACCGAAACGAGTGATCAAGTCGAATTCATCCCTGGCCGTCACGCGAAACCGGCGGCTCAGCACTTTGTACCCTTTCTTTTCGAGAAATACGGCCGCCTGATCCTCTCCCCACAGGCCGGTATTAAGATGAAACGGCATCGAAAATTTCACATGCCCCCCTCCGCCCCATGTAACCGCAATGCCTCCTGAACCGGTCGAAACGATCGGCGGTGAGCCGGACAGGGACCATTATCCAGTAGCGCCTTCATATGCGCCCGGGTTCCATATCCTTTGTGCCGGGAAAATCCATACTGAGGATAGTGTTGATCAAGAACCAACATCATGCGGTCACGCGTAACCTTGGCAATGATACTGGCGGCGGCAATACTCAAGGATCGCCCATCTCCCTGAATAATCGACAGGGAAGGACAAGGAAGCCCCGGAACGGGCAAGCCGTCTACCAGCGCGAAATCCGGGATGGGACTAATGGCTTCAAGGGCCCGCGCCATGGCCAGATGCGTGGCCCGAAGGATATTCAAGGAATCGATCTCGGCCACATCGGCCACCCCGACGCCATACACGCAGGGGCAGGCCTCCGTTAAAACAGCAAAAAGGGAATCGCGTTCACGGGGCGTGAGACGCTTAGAATCATTGACTGACTTGAGGCGCGCATATTGCTCTGCCTCGAGAAATGCCCTGTCGAAGACCAGTGCGGCGGCGACGACGGGGCCCGCTAACGGACCCCGGCCGGCCTCATCCACGCCCGCCAGCCGGCATACTCCACGGCTCCAAGCCTGACGTTCAAACTGAAGCAAGGGGACCCTTAGCTGTCCGCTTTGTTCTTCTCACGCAGCTTCGCGCTCTTACCGCTGCGGTCACGCAGGTAGTACAACTTGGCGCGACGGCTCTGTCCGGAACTTTCAACCGTAAGACTGGCCAAATTCGGCGAATGAACCGGGAAAATCCGTTCCACGCCCACGCCGTGCGAAATCCGGCGCACCGTAAACGTTTCGGTCGCGGCATGTCCATCCCGTGCAATCACGATGCCCGTATAGGCCTGGATGCGTTCTTTAGCGCCTTCGCGAATTTTAACCTGCACCTTAACGGTGTCACCGATTGCGAAGGAAGGCATAACATCCTTCCGCAGGTTTTCCTTATGAATCATGGCCAATGCTTTTGCGATCATAGTTCCCTCACCTTCAACAAGTCTGGTCTTTTATCCCTCGTCCGACGCTCTGCCTGATCCCTGCGCCACCGGCCAATTTCTTCATGGTCTCCGGAGACAAGGACTTCGGGGACATCCAGTCCCCTGAACTTACGCGGTCTCGTATATTGCGGATATTCCAACAGCCCATCCGTGAAAGATTCCTCACACGTCGTCTGGCTGTTTCCGAGCACCCCTGGCACCAATCTCACCACAGCGTCTATTACCACCGCTGCCGGCAGGACCCCGTTCGTCAGAACGTAATCCCCGATCGAAATCTCATCGGTTGCCAAATGGGTTCTCACCCGCTCATCAACACCCTCGTAATGCCCGCATATAAAAATCAAATGCTGTTCTCGCGCCAGTTCGACGGCTTTGGCCTGCTCATAGCGCACCCCTTGCGGCGTCATCAAAATCACGCGCGCTTCCGGGCTCCGAACTGACTCCACGGCCTTAAACAGCGGTTCAGGCGTCATCACCATTCCCGGGCCCCCACCGAACGGACGATCATCCGTACTCTGGTGCCTATCCGTGGTAAATTTTCTCAAATCCACCGTATTAAACACTACAGCCCCTTTTTGGGCTGCCCGCTTGAGGATACTCTCTTCCAGAAAGCCATTCAGCATTCCCGGAAAGATGGTAATCACATCGATCCTCAGCGGCACAGAATCACTCATGCCTTCGGGGCAGAGGCTGCTTTGTGCTTCTTGATCAAGCTTTTTACCGTGTCGCTGACGAGGGCCCCTTTGCTGACCCAATGATCAATACGATCCATCTTCAAATTGAAATTAATCCCTTTTCTCTTGGGATCATACCAACCGATAACTTCAAGGTTTTTTCCGTCACGAGGGGATCTGCTGTCGGCGGCTACCACTCGATAACAAATATCCTTGTTCGCACCCGTACGGGTCATTCTAATTTTTACTGACATTCAATGCCTCCCTAACAAACACACGACCCGAACCCCAAAAGGGGTTCGTCGCCAAGACTCAAAAAGCGGCGCACTATTACACATTCTCAACGGCGGCGCAACCTCTTTTGCATCGACCCCATCCGTTTTGTCATTTCACGGGCCTGATCGAAGCGTTTCAGCAACTCATTCACATCCTGAACCTGGGTCCCGCTCCCGGCGGCAACCCGCCTTTTCCGGCTGGCATTCAGGAGCTCCGGACGCCGTCGTTCCTGAACCGTCATACTGCGGATAATGGCCTCTGCACGAGTGGTGAAGCGGGTAAAATCCTCGCCCCCACCCGCTTCCTTGAGTTTCGCTTTTACGGCCCCGCCCATGGGAATCATCTCCAATAAACTCTCCACGGATCCCATCTTGCGTAGCTGGGCAATCTGCCCCAGGAAATCTTCCAGATCCAGGCGGTTTTTCCGGATCTTCTTTTCCATTTCCACCATCTGGGAGAAGTCAACGGATTCCTGTGCTTTTTCCACCAGACTCAGAATATCGCCCATTCCCAGAATCCGTGACGCCATGCGCTCGGGATAAAACGGCTCCAGTTCCCCGATGCGTTCCCCCACGCCCGTATAGAGGATGGGACAGCCCGTCACGCTTTGAATCGACAGGGCCGCACCACCCCGGGCATCTCCGTCAAGCTTGGTAAGAATCAGGCCCTTGAGATCAAGGGCTTTGTGGAAGACTTCAGCGACATGTACCGACTCCTGCCCGATAGCCGCATCCACTACCAGAACGGTATTGTGGCACCTGACGGTTTCGCGCAAGTCCGTCAGTTCCCGGACCAGTTCATCATCAATCTGGAAGCGCCCGCCGGTATCAAACAACACCACATCGCGCCCGGTGGCTTCAGCCTTGTCTAACGCACGACGGCCCAGCGCGGGCACGGTTTCACCCGGCTCGGGGGCCAACATATCCACCCCCACTTGCTGGGCCAGGACCCGCAGTTGATCGACCGCGGCAGGCCTACGGATATCAGCGCCGACCAGCAGGACATTCTTGCCGTCTTTCTTCCAGAGCGCCGCCAGCTTGGCGGAAGTGGTGGTTTTCCCGGAGCCGTGCAACCCGACCAGCATGACCGGCGCCGGCTTCGGATTCAATTCCAGGCGTCGATTTTTCGCCCCGCCCAGCAGTGTCACCAGCTCATCATGCACGCGCTTGATGACCTGTTGACCGGGTGTGATGCTGTGCAGCACTTCCTCCCCGACGCATTTCTCACTCACCCGTGTGATGAAGTCGCGTGCCACTTCGAAGTTCACGTCGGCCTCCAGCAAGGCCATCCGCACTTCCCTCATGGCATCACGGATATTCGGCTCTGTCAGCCGGCCATATCCCCGCAGTTTTTTAAAAACCGACTCTAATGAATGCGTGAGTGTCTCGAACACGGTATGCTCCCCAATCCAGACTCCACAAAGGGTCAGGTGGCTTTCACCTTTTTGCCGGGAACGGCTTTGAACACCAATCCGCCATCCGTCTTGACCACGGAGACCTTGTCTGCGCCAGCAAAGTCGCCCCGCAAAATATCTTCAGCCAGAGGATCCTCGAGATAACGCTGAACGGCCCGCCGTAAGGGACGGGCCCCCATGGCCTGATCAAATCCCTTTTCGAGCAAAAATTCCTGAGCCTCGGGCGTCATCACCAGATGAATGCCCTTGCGGTCAAGACGTGCCGTCACCTTCGAGATCTCCAATTCCAGGATCCGGAACATTTCCGGCCTGTCAAACTGGCGGAACACGACAATTTCATCAATGCGATTCAGGAATTCGGGTTTAAATGTCCGCTTCACTTCATCCAGCATCCGCGCCTTCAGGGTCTCGTAATTCATCACGGAACTTGATTCCGTAAAGCCGAGCCCTCCCTTTCGGATAAAATCCGAACCGAGATTGGTCGTCAGAATGATGACCGTATTTCTGAAGTCAACATGTCGCCCGGCGCTATCCGTCAGACGCCCCTCCTCCATGATCTGCAACAACATATGCATGACATCAGGATGGGCCTTCTCGATCTCATCAAACAGGATCACGGAATAGGGACGCCGCCTGACTTTTTCCGTAAGTTGGCCCCCCTCTTCATACCCCACGTACCCCGGCGGAGAGCCCACCAGGCGGGAGACCGTGAACTTCTCCATATATTCCGACATGTCCAACTGAATCAGCGCATCCGCCTCATCAAACATGAATTCAGCCAGTGTTTTGGCAAGGAGTGTCTTCCCGACACCGGTGGGGCCGAGGAACACAAAGGAGCCGATAGGTCGCCGGGGATCCTTGAGATCCGCCCGGGACCGTCGCAACGCCTTGGAAATGGTGACAATGCCTTCCTTTTGCCCAATGACCGTCTTTTCCAATTCCGCTTCCATCTGAAGCAGGCGCGCCAACTCCTTCCCCTCCATTTTCTTGAGAGGAACCCCCGTCCACTTGGAAATGACCGCCATCACCTCTTCATCAGTGACTTTGACTTTTTTCTTCTTAGCGGCCTCCTGCCACTTCTTCACGCTACCCTCAAGCTCTTCGCGTTCGCGCCGTTCCAGGTCCCGCAACCGGGCGGCCTCTTCAAATTTCTGTCCCTTGATCGCCGCTTCTTTCTCAATCCTGATTTTCTCAATGGCCGCTTCTTTCCGCCGGAGTTCAGGGGATCGGGTGGTGGCGGCAATCCGGGCCCGGGCCCCCGCCTCATCAATGGTATCGATGGCCTTATCGGGCAGGTGTCGCCCCGACAAATACCGGTCAGTCAGACGGGCGGCAGCCTCAATGGCCTCATCCGTAATTTTGACATTATGATGCTCCTCATATTTGTGCCGGATTCCCTTGAGGATCCGGATGGCATCATCCACGCTCGGCTCATTTACCTGCACCGTTTGAAACCGCCGCTCCAGCGCACTGTCTTTCTCGATATATTTCCGATACTCATTCAACGTGGTGGCCCCTACGCACTGAAGCTCGCCGCGTGCCAGAGCCGGCTTGAGAATATTCGAAGCGTCCAGAGTCCCTTCGGCAGATCCCGCACCCACAATGGTGTGAATTTCATCCAGGAACAGGATCACATTGCCCGTGCGCCGGATCTCTTCCATGACCGCCTTGATCCGCTCTTCAAACTGACCACGGTATTTCGTCCCGGCAATCATCAGGGCCAGATCCAGGGCGATCACGCGTTTGCTGCGCAGGATATCGGGTACGAGCCCGCTCACAATCACCTGGGCCAATCCCTCCACAATCGCCGTCTTACCGACCCCGGCCTCCCCCAGCAGGACGGCATTATTCTTGGTCCGGCGACAGAGAATCTGTATGCATCGCTCCAATTCGGACTCCCGCCCGATCATCGGGTCCAAGCCTCCCTTCCGGGCGAGTTCTGTCAGGTCACGGCCAAACGCATTCAACGCGGGAGTCTTCGGCTTGTCCGTCTGCTCCTGCTTGGGCTGCTTGGCACCGGGCTCAGGCGGCTCCTCCCCTTCACCGGGCTCATAATTCGGATCCAGTTCCCGCATCACTTCGATACGCGTGGTATCAAGATCCACGTTCAGCGTCCGGAGCACCTGGGCGGCGACCCCTTCCCCCTCCCTTAAGAGGCCTAATAATATATGCTCGGTTCCCACATAGGTGTGCTGGAGGGCGCGAGCCTCGGCCGTCGCCAATTGCAACACCTTCTTAGCACGCGGAGTAAACGGGACATTCCCCGCCGTTTTTGTTTCCGGTCCCTGCCCCACGGCTTTTTCAACTTCAAGGCGCAGTGACTCCAGCGAGATCCCCATCCGCTCAAGCACGGTAACCGCCACCCCCTGCCCAAGCGCCACCAGACCAAGCAATAGGTGCTCAGTGCCGACATAGGCGTGATTAAACCGATCCGCCTCGGTCCGGGCAATTTGGATCACTTGCTTGGCCCGCGGTGTATAATTTCCTGAATTATCCATAAGTCATGATTCCTGCTGATATCGGCAGGGCATCGTTTACATCGACGCCTGTCGAACGGTCTCTCTCACTAATCGGGCACGCACATAATCCCGCTCATCCGGCGGAATGAGGCGCCCCTCTGATTTTTGCAAATGTCCCGGCATCGAATAAAGAACCAGCCTATTCAAGTCCGGAAGTTTCAAATTTGAAATTATACCGAGTTCACAGCCGAAACGCAACGCAGACAACATATCCAGGGCTTCGCGCGAATTCAAAACCCGGGCATGACTCAGAACCCCGTAGGCCCGTCCTACAAAATCCTCAATCGCGGCCCCGCGCTGCTCTTGAAGCCGGATCCGGGCATTGGCCTCATGCTGGGCCACCTCCGTGACAATCCTGGCCAACCGGTCAATAATCACGGGTTCCGATTCACCCAGCGTCATCTGGTTTGAAATCTGGAACATGTTTCCGGACGCTTCAGTCCCTTCCCCCTGCAAGCCCCGCACCGCCAGCCCGATTTTCGTAAGTCCCTTGATAATGGGGTCAATTTCGTTGATCAGCCGCAAACCGGGCACATGCAGCATGGCACTGGCGCGCAGGCCCGTACCGACATTCGTGGGACAGGCCGTCAGGTATCCCAGGGCGGGTGAAAACGCAAACCGGACATGCTGCTCTATCTGAGTATCAAGTTCATTGACGTCAGCCCATAACTCATTCAACTGCAAACCATTACGCAATGCCTGAAGACGCAGATGATCTTCCTCGTTCACCATGACGCTCAGGCATTCATCCGCACGGATCACCACCCCACTGCCTTTGGATTTCTGCGCCAGATCATTGCTGATCAAGTGGCGCTCACGCAAAAAGTCACGATCCACCGCACTCAGCGACGCCATATCAACCGCCAGACAAGGGGAGAGTCCGCTCACCCCTTGAAGCATCTCCCACACCTGCGCCTGGATTCGCACACACTCTTCATCCCCGGCCCAACCCGGGAAAGCCAATCCCTCAATATTACGTGCCAATCGGATCCGGCTGCTCACCACAATCCCCGGAGGGCCTTCCGAGGTCAACCAGGCCGCAGGACGATGAATCAAATCATCCAGACGCATGGGTGGCCTCCCGGATACGATCCCTCAACAACGCCGCTTCCTCGTATTTTTCGTCACGGATGGCGCGCTCCAATTGTTTATTCAATTCCTCGCAGAGGGCGGCCTTGGCGATCGTTTCCTTTAAACAGCCGGGAATTTTCCCCGCATGCTTCGTTCCTTTGTGCATGGCAGCGAGCATGGGTCCGAGTTCTTCTGCAAACGCCTCATAGCATCGCGGACATCCCAGACGGGCCGTTTTTTTAAAATCACAATCCCGCATGTGGCAATGCGGGCAGCTCCGGGTCGAGGTCTGACCATTTTCCTTGGCAGAAGCGCCGGGTGACCCCAACCCGAAAAGGATTTCAGGAATCGACATCACATTCTGCACATTCATACCGCTTTCCTCTGCACAGCCCTCGCAGAGATGCAGTTCCCGTGATTGGTTATCCACCATCTGAG from bacterium includes these protein-coding regions:
- a CDS encoding RecQ family ATP-dependent DNA helicase, whose product is MKALHAGYVSEAVWKAVQNKQLAPDLDWQDVLTRLSHFVIDHDVGGVGVLPPELAVLENILCRGLPTLPSLYVEKKLERLAGLTTCEIRGDKGYAEYACEFNADHATELKPLLERAFCVVAPEGRIEASPGFALPEFGSGEDRGEFDSGAERTFWNGPLTQLLGPAGMQLVMKQRELSTIAGNGFVDQRTDFSMELPGSVQGQVPCGIVFEVDGPSHELEPNVIGDNNRDNACTHAKWALTYRQRLWQGTQAADPITTNHPGVARILTHPYLTRLKQNVDAPLVHDPLGSRALLLALFPFAVARIQRVILELVRGGVLSFDAPVWHLAIIDRDGLPGCGKTAAKDLRRWLRKLWAIYRPGCSVPHITICEISQWSSPNEFPLYFDAVLDISVQLRYGVTLSSLPAGHALDGVPRVVVRSDYYNTDPCHRLTFSDPLTPQIEGSTLENQLTFFLQNIFRKVDFRQNQTEIIMRALKGESVIALLPTGAGKSLTYQLPVMLQNGMAVVIDPLKALMKDQDDSLKAIGVSCSAFISSAISAKEKALNTKLMQKGCFKFVFVTPERFIIHEFRNALKEIRDQGNVHFAYVVVDEAHCVSEWGHDFRTAYLRLGANARTFCVTRMKTLPFLALTGTASYEVLDDVHTELGYRKDANISVRPEKMGRDNLKYRVVALSPTPVIPIGATEGSVRRQIGLAKLAQVPKVVDAITHTLNDVEVSSFLNADNGSGLVFCPHTKNVHGAQDVCRALQTAYSPVQAKLGVYHGSPGEHHGAAAFDPTQIHDYFRKGKLKVLSCTKAFGMGIDKPDIRFTLHYNIPPSIESFYQEAGRAGRDGKDSQCWILYAGTRMPNSDHSLDYSLNHSFYTNTFPGAQIEETKIFAMLDENLVPGHSALKTIANILFDKTGTDYSIGLHHTDNLHRIYINQDGHPTSKVYVTLNSTGAFTCGTLNPFPNHETVTQLVVDWLVENKPLNTTWEDRLFHAEPIGAGIEKILEGLETGVGYVVCLSFENEYLEKIANAIGKHIDLVRDDFSYAADDDTFVRNLIGFGNHFHAIAAPLQSRIKEVFPKIRLQEHTFRAIYRLTILGAVDDFEVDYKNKTITAWLTPLPRGGYKEKLREYIQRYDSAKVEHYSDIAAQCNYNTELRCCLHALIEFVYTHFAKQRETALTIMEQTTVQGIMNPADFAVTVAKFYDSKYLPFLRPYLHNYTTDLVFERCEYTSGYRVKLDDLLGACNRLLPENPDNAAFHAMRAYAIALMGYPTQDVKSEIDLAVSCFEKYHNWSRRDKLTFLARLRDYVLAVNPASTRAFDTAIIEDHAKWIHGFNMDTGEVMQNISNL
- a CDS encoding DNA/RNA non-specific endonuclease produces the protein MKQRGTMGRMSLILLWILFIGLVIVIVCAAVFLIPPLFSSGGTTSGPRSAPASPNTSPLSWGGPYSYAGAPEPQPVFHDPILVLTNTGYLVGYCEAKKDPVWACYRLFKVTSLQAPPRPQGFQVDTRTSARICQHDYSGSGYDRGHMAPNYAIALCYGEQAQLETFLMSNIIPQSPSLNRRVWEHLEQTEIKGYAQRYGQVWVIDGPVFGAHPRHLQCGVEIPEACYKILVEEEHGRPRVLAFIMPQSVTGIEAPSQYLVSVAEIERQTGLKFFGGLPADMRDQVETNKAMGMW
- a CDS encoding YraN family protein; translation: MKFSMPFHLNTGLWGEDQAAVFLEKKGYKVLSRRFRVTARDEFDLITRFGETLVFVEVKTRKTELFGRPATAVDRAKRHHLSRAAVRYLQRVKQPVNFRFDVVEVVGENDGPEPVIRHIESAFTLDRCYVLPW
- a CDS encoding ribonuclease HII → MLQFERQAWSRGVCRLAGVDEAGRGPLAGPVVAAALVFDRAFLEAEQYARLKSVNDSKRLTPRERDSLFAVLTEACPCVYGVGVADVAEIDSLNILRATHLAMARALEAISPIPDFALVDGLPVPGLPCPSLSIIQGDGRSLSIAAASIIAKVTRDRMMLVLDQHYPQYGFSRHKGYGTRAHMKALLDNGPCPAHRRSFRPVQEALRLHGAEGGM
- the rplS gene encoding 50S ribosomal protein L19, which translates into the protein MIAKALAMIHKENLRKDVMPSFAIGDTVKVQVKIREGAKERIQAYTGIVIARDGHAATETFTVRRISHGVGVERIFPVHSPNLASLTVESSGQSRRAKLYYLRDRSGKSAKLREKNKADS
- the trmD gene encoding tRNA (guanosine(37)-N1)-methyltransferase TrmD; this translates as MRIDVITIFPGMLNGFLEESILKRAAQKGAVVFNTVDLRKFTTDRHQSTDDRPFGGGPGMVMTPEPLFKAVESVRSPEARVILMTPQGVRYEQAKAVELAREQHLIFICGHYEGVDERVRTHLATDEISIGDYVLTNGVLPAAVVIDAVVRLVPGVLGNSQTTCEESFTDGLLEYPQYTRPRKFRGLDVPEVLVSGDHEEIGRWRRDQAERRTRDKRPDLLKVREL
- the rpsP gene encoding 30S ribosomal protein S16 yields the protein MSVKIRMTRTGANKDICYRVVAADSRSPRDGKNLEVIGWYDPKRKGINFNLKMDRIDHWVSKGALVSDTVKSLIKKHKAASAPKA